The sequence CGGCGCGGTGAACGGTTTGATCGGGGGCTTGAGCAAGATATTTCTCAAAAGCGTTACGCGCGATTCGTTGTCGGGTACGATTCCGGAGACCGTGTTCGTCATGTTTCAGATGACTTTCGCCGTGATCACGCCCGCGCTCATCATCGGCGCCTTCGCCGAGCGCATGAAATTTGCGGCCATGTTGTGGTTTACGGCGCTGTGGCTGACGTTTGTTTATCTGCCCATCTGTCATTGGGTGTGGGGCGGCGGAGGGCTGTTTCAGATGGGCGTACTGGATTTCGCCGGCGGGCTGGTCGTGCATACCACCGCGGGGGTCGCAGCGCTGATCGCAGCCATCGTGCTGGGCCGACGCAGGGGGTTCCCGGAGACCCCAATGCCGCCGCACAATCTGACCTTGACGGTCGCCGGCGCCGGCATGCTGTGGGTGGGCTGGTTTGGCTTTAACGCCGGCAGCGCGGTGGCGGCCAATGGCAGTGCCGGTATGGCGATGCTGGTGACGCATATCAGCGCGGCGGCCGCGTCGCTCGCGTGGATGACCATGGAGTGGTTGCGGTTTAGGAGACCAAGCGTGCTGGGCATCGTCACGGGGATGGTCGCGGGACTGGGCACTATTACGCCGGCCTCGGGTTTCGTCGGGCCCGCGGGCGCCCTAATTATTGGTCTGAGCGCCGGCACCCTATGCTTCTTTGCCACCAACATCGTCAAACGCGTACTCCACATCGACGATTCGCTGGACGTGTTTCCCGTGCACGGCGTGGGCGGGATTTTGGGCACTTTGCTGGCCGGTGTGTTCGTATCCGCGAACCTTGGTGGAGCGGGTCTGGCGGGAGGTCAAACGCCAATGGGGCAGGTGGGCGTACAGATCGTCGCCATCCTCGCGACCGTAATTTGGACGCTGTCCGTAACGTTCGTTATTCTGAAAATCATCGATGGTCTCCTGGGGCTACGCGTGGCGGAGGCCGAGGAGACCGAAGGGCTGGATATTACCCAGCACGAGGAGACGGGTTACTCTCTGTAAACCTGTATCCTCTACGACAGGCGAATCAACGACAACGAGGTGAAACAATGATTTCTATAGCTATGCGCATGGCCGCGCTGGCCGCGTTACTGGCCCTGACC is a genomic window of Gammaproteobacteria bacterium containing:
- a CDS encoding ammonium transporter, which codes for MVRKYQAALAAIAGCLPAAALAQAGLNAGDTAWLLTSTALVLFMTIPGLSLFYAGLVRAKNVLSVLMQCFAITCLASLLWIVYAYSLAFTDGGAVNGLIGGLSKIFLKSVTRDSLSGTIPETVFVMFQMTFAVITPALIIGAFAERMKFAAMLWFTALWLTFVYLPICHWVWGGGGLFQMGVLDFAGGLVVHTTAGVAALIAAIVLGRRRGFPETPMPPHNLTLTVAGAGMLWVGWFGFNAGSAVAANGSAGMAMLVTHISAAAASLAWMTMEWLRFRRPSVLGIVTGMVAGLGTITPASGFVGPAGALIIGLSAGTLCFFATNIVKRVLHIDDSLDVFPVHGVGGILGTLLAGVFVSANLGGAGLAGGQTPMGQVGVQIVAILATVIWTLSVTFVILKIIDGLLGLRVAEAEETEGLDITQHEETGYSL